From a region of the Mycolicibacterium sp. MU0050 genome:
- a CDS encoding thioesterase family protein encodes MPESSSTPTAGPFSMPLRVRYVECDMQGRVYNAHYLTWVDMAHTEAIDELFGGYREIVAAGVDLVVAAADLQFRAPAHFDDRLQVHTTIHAPGHTSLRSDFTIARDETVLAECRMVHVCVDATTYEKQPWPAWLRAKLPGTG; translated from the coding sequence ATGCCCGAGTCCTCGTCGACCCCGACGGCCGGCCCGTTCTCGATGCCCCTGCGGGTGCGCTACGTGGAGTGCGACATGCAGGGCCGCGTCTACAACGCGCACTACCTGACCTGGGTGGACATGGCGCACACCGAGGCGATCGACGAACTTTTCGGCGGGTACCGCGAGATCGTGGCCGCCGGCGTCGACCTGGTGGTGGCCGCCGCGGATCTGCAGTTTCGCGCCCCCGCCCACTTCGACGACCGCCTCCAGGTGCACACCACCATCCACGCGCCGGGACACACGTCGCTGCGCAGCGACTTCACGATCGCGCGCGACGAGACGGTGCTGGCCGAATGCCGCATGGTCCACGTCTGCGTCGACGCCACGACCTACGAGAAGCAGCCGTGGCCGGCCTGGCTGCGCGCCAAACTACCTGGCACCGGCTGA
- a CDS encoding MFS transporter, producing MDVVSRTRERPRPGVLVLSLSVVALTVALLQTAVVPVLGVMAEQLGVSSLAVSWAVTANLLAAAASTPLIGRLADLYNKKYVLLGVLLVVLAGSVLAAVTSSLPLLIVARVLQGASFALYPICVAILRAELQSRQVVRALAVLSGMLGFGGGVGLVVTGVLMNGSAGYHRVFWLTTGFTVMVIVLVLAVVPSRRGTGQGTIDWGGAVGLAVGLTAVLLAITQGNTWGWWTPATSGCLGGGLVVLVAWWFWERRRPHPLVSTAMLTRPTMLLTNVATVFVGMGLYFGFLGLTLFVQMPREVTGYGFSATVLQSSVVFLLPGALTGFVTATSSGWMIDRYGPRPVLVTGAVTGVVGFVVLAVAHSAPWQVIVAGALTNAYISLAYGALPALVVGEAGPGETGIATGINAIARTVGSSIAAAVVAVLLARVAADTGLPTEEAFVVIFVAGAGTAALATVLIAFSRTRPRPTESEAATVDSRAMQHEWG from the coding sequence ATCGACGTCGTGTCCAGGACCCGAGAACGCCCCCGCCCCGGCGTCCTGGTCCTCTCACTGAGCGTGGTGGCGTTGACCGTGGCGCTGCTGCAGACCGCGGTGGTCCCGGTGCTCGGCGTGATGGCCGAGCAGCTCGGCGTCTCGTCGTTGGCGGTGAGCTGGGCGGTGACGGCGAACCTGCTCGCCGCGGCGGCCAGCACCCCGCTGATCGGGCGCCTCGCCGACCTCTACAACAAGAAGTACGTGCTGCTGGGTGTGCTGCTGGTGGTGCTGGCCGGATCGGTCCTCGCCGCGGTGACCAGCTCGCTGCCGCTGCTGATCGTGGCCCGGGTGCTGCAGGGCGCCTCCTTCGCGCTGTACCCGATCTGCGTGGCGATCCTGCGGGCCGAACTGCAGTCGCGGCAGGTGGTCCGCGCGTTGGCGGTGCTCTCCGGCATGCTCGGTTTCGGCGGCGGCGTGGGCCTGGTGGTCACCGGTGTGCTGATGAACGGGTCCGCCGGTTATCACCGCGTCTTCTGGCTGACGACCGGCTTCACCGTGATGGTGATCGTCCTGGTGCTCGCCGTCGTCCCCTCGCGGCGCGGGACCGGCCAGGGCACCATCGACTGGGGCGGGGCCGTGGGGTTGGCCGTCGGCCTGACGGCCGTGCTGCTGGCCATCACCCAGGGCAACACCTGGGGCTGGTGGACCCCGGCGACGTCGGGTTGCCTGGGCGGGGGCCTGGTGGTGCTCGTGGCGTGGTGGTTCTGGGAGCGACGGCGTCCGCATCCGCTGGTGTCCACGGCCATGCTGACCCGCCCGACGATGCTGCTGACCAACGTCGCCACGGTCTTCGTGGGCATGGGGCTGTACTTCGGCTTCCTGGGCCTGACCCTGTTCGTGCAGATGCCCCGCGAGGTCACCGGCTACGGCTTTTCGGCGACGGTCCTGCAGTCCAGCGTGGTCTTCCTGCTGCCCGGCGCGCTGACCGGCTTCGTCACCGCGACCAGCAGCGGCTGGATGATCGACCGCTATGGACCCCGGCCGGTGCTGGTGACCGGCGCGGTCACCGGGGTCGTCGGATTCGTCGTGCTGGCGGTGGCGCATTCGGCGCCCTGGCAGGTGATCGTCGCCGGGGCGTTGACCAACGCCTACATCAGCCTGGCCTACGGCGCGTTGCCGGCGCTGGTGGTCGGCGAGGCGGGACCGGGCGAGACCGGGATCGCCACCGGCATCAACGCGATCGCCCGCACCGTGGGCAGCTCGATCGCGGCCGCCGTCGTCGCCGTGCTGCTGGCGCGCGTGGCCGCCGACACCGGACTGCCCACCGAGGAGGCGTTCGTCGTCATCTTCGTCGCCGGTGCCGGCACCGCGGCCCTGGCGACCGTCCTCATCGCCTTCTCACGGACCCGTCCCCGGCCCACCGAATCGGAGGCAGCGACGGTGGATTCTCGTGCGATGCAGCACGAATGGGGCTGA
- a CDS encoding acyl-CoA thioesterase domain-containing protein, producing the protein MTVRPAHFADSPDGFLPSPYAASRWGEGMLNGPAVVGLAAHCLERDYGSAEFQPTRLTVDLFKAARNVATTVRTRLVRDGHRIRNAECDIVQGEVVVAQAGLVFYRRSAPPPGEQWQPDTEFAFPENLAPGDDHALPHTGSDGTGWTQRIGDHQNASRTRFVDKSIDVVQGQRNSPFVRAAVVAEATSLVTHLGTHGIGYINGDLTVGLTRLPVDEWIGVRAESHWAADGVSVGTSTLFDKMGPIGSGMVTALANPAAALDFSAAAQPNPPV; encoded by the coding sequence GTGACCGTTCGCCCCGCCCACTTCGCCGATTCGCCGGACGGTTTCCTACCGTCGCCCTACGCCGCCAGCCGCTGGGGTGAGGGCATGCTCAACGGGCCCGCCGTCGTGGGACTCGCCGCGCACTGCCTGGAGCGGGACTACGGCTCGGCCGAGTTCCAGCCCACCCGGCTGACGGTGGACCTGTTCAAGGCCGCTCGCAACGTGGCGACCACCGTCCGCACCCGGTTGGTGCGTGACGGCCACCGGATCCGCAACGCCGAGTGCGACATCGTGCAGGGCGAGGTCGTCGTCGCGCAGGCCGGTCTGGTGTTCTACCGCCGTTCCGCACCGCCCCCGGGCGAACAGTGGCAGCCCGACACCGAGTTCGCCTTTCCCGAAAACCTGGCCCCGGGCGACGACCACGCGTTGCCGCACACCGGCAGCGACGGGACGGGATGGACGCAGCGCATCGGCGACCATCAGAATGCCTCGCGCACCCGGTTCGTCGACAAGAGCATCGATGTGGTGCAGGGGCAACGGAATTCGCCGTTCGTTCGGGCCGCCGTGGTCGCCGAGGCCACCAGCCTGGTGACCCACCTCGGCACCCACGGAATCGGCTATATCAACGGCGATCTCACGGTCGGCCTGACGCGCCTTCCGGTGGACGAGTGGATCGGCGTGCGGGCCGAGTCGCATTGGGCGGCCGACGGGGTGTCGGTGGGGACCTCGACCTTGTTCGACAAGATGGGTCCGATCGGTTCGGGCATGGTGACCGCGCTGGCCAACCCGGCGGCTGCGCTCGACTTCAGCGCGGCCGCGCAGCCGAACCCGCCGGTCTAG
- a CDS encoding ABC transporter ATP-binding protein: MIEIDHVVKRFDDYVAVDDADFAIGAGEFFSMLGPSGCGKTTTLRMIAGFETPTTGAIRLEGRDVSRMPPHKRNVNTVFQHYALFPHMTVWDNVAYGPRSQKLDKRKGKGEVQRRVDELLEVVRLTDFARRRPGQLSGGQQQRVALARALVNYPSALLLDEPLGALDLKLRHVMQFELKRIQRELGITFVYVTHDQEEALTMSDRIAVMNAGRVEQIGSPTEIYDRPATVFVAGFIGQANLWHGRQTGRVNRDFVEIEVLGTRLAATPGDTTIESGGHATLMVRPERVRVSMEPPTGELVSVPATVTDLTFQGPVLRLSLAGADGSPIVAHVGAEQQLPMLRPGDQVYVAWSPEASLVLPAADIPTTEDLEEMLGDS, encoded by the coding sequence GTGATCGAGATCGATCACGTGGTCAAGCGCTTCGACGACTACGTGGCCGTCGACGACGCCGACTTCGCCATCGGGGCCGGCGAATTCTTCTCCATGCTCGGGCCGTCGGGCTGCGGCAAGACCACCACGCTGCGGATGATCGCCGGATTCGAGACGCCGACCACGGGCGCGATCCGGCTCGAGGGTCGCGATGTCTCCCGCATGCCGCCGCACAAACGCAACGTGAACACCGTCTTTCAGCACTACGCGCTGTTCCCGCACATGACGGTGTGGGACAACGTCGCCTACGGGCCGCGCAGCCAGAAGCTGGACAAGCGCAAAGGCAAAGGTGAGGTCCAACGGCGGGTCGACGAGCTGCTCGAGGTGGTCCGGCTGACCGACTTCGCGCGCCGCCGACCCGGGCAGCTCTCCGGCGGTCAGCAGCAGCGCGTCGCGCTGGCCCGGGCGTTGGTCAACTACCCCAGCGCCCTGCTGCTCGACGAACCGCTGGGCGCACTCGACCTCAAACTGCGCCACGTCATGCAGTTCGAGCTCAAGCGCATTCAGCGCGAACTCGGCATCACCTTCGTCTACGTGACGCACGATCAGGAGGAAGCGCTCACCATGAGCGACCGGATCGCCGTGATGAACGCCGGTCGGGTGGAGCAGATCGGCAGCCCCACCGAGATCTACGACCGGCCCGCGACCGTGTTCGTCGCCGGGTTCATCGGGCAGGCCAACCTGTGGCACGGCCGCCAGACCGGGCGGGTCAACCGCGACTTCGTCGAGATCGAGGTGCTCGGCACCAGACTGGCCGCCACGCCCGGCGACACCACCATCGAAAGCGGTGGCCACGCCACCCTGATGGTCCGCCCGGAACGCGTGCGGGTGTCCATGGAACCGCCCACCGGGGAACTGGTTTCGGTGCCGGCGACCGTCACCGACCTGACCTTCCAGGGGCCGGTGCTGCGGCTGTCGCTGGCCGGGGCCGACGGCTCGCCCATCGTCGCGCATGTGGGTGCCGAACAGCAGCTGCCCATGCTGCGTCCCGGCGACCAGGTGTACGTGGCGTGGTCTCCCGAGGCATCACTGGTGCTACCGGCCGCCGACATACCGACCACCGAGGATCTCGAGGAGATGCTCGGTGATTCCTGA
- a CDS encoding spermidine/putrescine ABC transporter substrate-binding protein, protein MSPTPNDIDPRRLTQFATNRASRRRFLGGSAAAAAAMVLGPSFLAACGSDGGSGSPASAPPDDGSPATGTLRISNWPYYMADGFIAAFQTASGLTVDYREDFNDNEEWFAKFKEPLSRQQDIGADLVIPSEFMAARLMGLNWLNEISDERVPNKKNLRTDLADASIDPGRKFTAPYMSGMVGIAYNKAATGRPITTLDDLWDPAFRGRVSLLSDMQDGLGLVLLSQGSSLADPNIESIQKAVDLIREHKDSGQIRRFTGNDYGDDLATGNVVIAQAYSGDVVQLQADNPDLEFVVPEAGGTWFIDNQVIPYTTQNQKGAEAWIDYVYDRPNYAKLVVATQFVPVLSDMTDELAKLDPAVAANPLVNPQPDVLAKLHSWPALSDEQTQEFNAAYASVTGG, encoded by the coding sequence ATGTCCCCCACCCCCAATGACATCGACCCGCGCCGGCTGACCCAGTTCGCCACCAACCGCGCCTCGCGGCGCCGGTTCCTCGGCGGCAGCGCGGCGGCCGCGGCGGCGATGGTGCTCGGGCCGTCGTTCCTGGCCGCGTGCGGCTCCGACGGCGGGTCCGGCAGCCCGGCCAGCGCACCCCCGGACGACGGCTCACCGGCGACCGGCACGCTGCGCATCTCCAACTGGCCCTACTACATGGCCGACGGGTTCATCGCGGCGTTCCAGACCGCGAGCGGGCTGACCGTCGACTACCGGGAAGACTTCAACGACAACGAGGAATGGTTCGCGAAGTTCAAGGAGCCGCTGTCGCGTCAACAGGACATCGGCGCCGACCTGGTGATCCCCAGCGAGTTCATGGCGGCCCGGCTGATGGGGCTGAACTGGCTCAACGAGATCAGTGACGAACGGGTGCCGAACAAGAAGAATCTGCGCACCGATCTGGCGGACGCGTCCATCGATCCGGGACGTAAGTTCACGGCGCCCTACATGTCCGGAATGGTGGGCATCGCCTACAACAAGGCCGCCACCGGACGGCCGATCACCACGCTGGACGACCTGTGGGATCCCGCCTTCCGGGGCCGGGTCAGCCTGCTCTCGGACATGCAGGACGGGCTGGGACTGGTGCTGCTGTCGCAGGGTAGCTCGCTGGCGGATCCGAATATCGAGTCCATCCAGAAGGCTGTCGACCTCATCCGGGAACACAAGGACAGCGGGCAGATCCGTCGGTTCACCGGCAACGACTACGGCGACGACCTCGCCACCGGCAACGTCGTGATCGCCCAGGCGTATTCGGGCGACGTGGTGCAACTGCAGGCCGACAATCCAGATCTGGAGTTCGTGGTCCCCGAAGCGGGCGGCACCTGGTTCATCGACAACCAGGTGATCCCCTACACCACGCAGAACCAGAAGGGCGCCGAGGCCTGGATCGACTACGTCTACGACCGGCCCAACTACGCGAAACTGGTTGTGGCCACGCAGTTTGTCCCCGTCTTGTCCGACATGACCGACGAACTGGCCAAGCTCGACCCCGCGGTGGCGGCCAACCCCCTGGTCAATCCGCAACCGGACGTGCTGGCCAAACTGCATTCCTGGCCGGCGCTCAGCGACGAGCAGACCCAAGAGTTCAACGCCGCCTACGCCTCGGTCACCGGCGGCTGA
- a CDS encoding ABC transporter permease gives MAGVATSGRQRSKVAPYLMILPALAYLAIFFVIPFWSLFRTSLSTSGGSVYLPTLSFAWDFGNYAEAFTTYQDQILRSLGYALTATVVCLLISYPLAYVIAFKSGRYKSLLLGLVILPFFVTFLIRTLAWKTILADDGFVVSALGAIGMLPAEGRLLSTSWAVIGGLIYNWVIFMILPLYVSLEKIDPRMLEASRDLYSSSFRAFRKVILPLSMPGVIAGSMLVFIPAVGDFINADYLGSTQTTMIGNVIQKQFLVVKDYPAAAALSFMLMALILAGVLSYTKALGTEDLV, from the coding sequence ATGGCCGGCGTCGCCACCAGCGGCAGGCAGCGCAGCAAGGTCGCGCCCTACCTGATGATCTTGCCCGCGCTCGCCTACCTGGCGATCTTCTTCGTGATCCCGTTCTGGTCACTGTTCCGGACGTCGCTGTCCACCTCGGGCGGCTCGGTGTACCTGCCCACGCTCAGCTTCGCCTGGGACTTCGGCAACTACGCCGAGGCGTTCACCACCTATCAGGATCAGATCCTCCGGTCGCTGGGCTATGCGCTGACCGCAACCGTTGTGTGCCTGCTGATTTCGTATCCGCTGGCCTACGTCATCGCATTCAAGTCGGGTCGGTACAAGAGCCTGCTGCTGGGCCTGGTGATCCTGCCGTTCTTCGTGACATTCCTGATCCGGACATTGGCCTGGAAAACCATTCTGGCCGACGACGGCTTTGTGGTGAGCGCGCTCGGCGCCATCGGGATGCTGCCGGCCGAGGGGCGCCTGCTGTCGACCAGTTGGGCGGTGATCGGCGGGCTGATCTACAACTGGGTGATCTTCATGATCCTGCCGCTGTACGTGAGTCTGGAGAAGATCGACCCCCGGATGCTGGAGGCCTCGCGCGACCTGTATTCGTCCAGCTTCCGGGCCTTCCGCAAGGTGATCCTGCCGTTGTCGATGCCGGGCGTGATCGCCGGCAGCATGCTGGTGTTCATCCCGGCGGTGGGCGACTTCATCAACGCCGACTACCTGGGCAGCACCCAGACCACCATGATCGGCAACGTCATCCAGAAACAGTTCCTGGTGGTCAAGGACTACCCGGCGGCGGCCGCCCTGAGTTTCATGCTGATGGCGCTCATTCTG